One window of the Populus nigra chromosome 4, ddPopNigr1.1, whole genome shotgun sequence genome contains the following:
- the LOC133691209 gene encoding endo-1,4-beta-xylanase 1-like, whose amino-acid sequence MEIHFSSLALVSVVVLHLGLSAESIPVYQATTTGPVGAGDDNVILNPRFEDGLNNWSGKGCKIELHKSMEDGKVFPQSGMFFASATNRTENWNGIEQDITGRVQRKVAYQVTAVVRIYVDNDTSAGVQITLWLEEPDFREQYISIANSQVTNKDWVQLQGEFLLNETPSRLVIYLEGPSPGTDILVNSLVVKRAEKIPASARPFSKNATFGGNIIENSYLDDGTTGWFPLGNCALSVGTGSPRVLPPMARDSLGTYESLSGRYIMVTNRSDSWMGPAQMITDKLKLYLTYQVSAWVRIGPGATSPQIVNVALGVDGQWINGGEVEFNDDNWHEIGGSFRIEKQPSNVMVYVQGPASGVDLMVSGLQIFPVNRQVRFKYLKKQTDKIRKRDIILKFSRSESSNTVGNSVKVRQIKNSFPLGSCVTRTSMDNEKFVKFLVKSFNWAVFENELKWSWTEPQEGKFNYRDADELLDLCKSYNIEVRGHCIFWEMEYTIQSWVRSLNASGLMTAIQNRLTGLLTRYKGQFRHYDVNNEMLHGSFYLDRLGKDIRANMFKTSHELDPYATLFVNDYHIEDGSDIRSTPEKYIQQILDLQKQGAPVGGIGIQGHIGVPVGPIICSALDKLGTLGIPIWFTELDVSCPNEFVRADDLEVVLREAFAHPAVEGVILWGFWELYMSRKNAHLVNADGKINAAGKRFLSLKKEWLSHASGHIDELGEFRFRGFHGTYNVEFVSTTEKVNMAFVVDQGESPLVVSIDL is encoded by the exons ATGGAAATACACTTTTCATCTCTCGCTCTTGTTTCCGTTGTGGTTTTGCATTTGGGTCTTTCTGCAGAATCAATTCCTGTCTATCAG GCCACAACCACAGGCCCTGTGGGTGCTGGAGATGATAACGTCATATTGAATCCTAGATTCGAGGATGGCCTTAACAATTGGTCTGGGAAAGGATGCAAGATTGAACTTCACAAATCCATGGAAGATGGAAAAGTCTTTCCGCAATCAGGGATGTTCTTTGCTTCTGCAACAAATCGGACAGAAAATTGGAATGGAATCGAGCAGGATATCACTGGAAGAGTGCAACGAAAAGTTGCATATCAAGTTACTGCGGTGGTTCGAATATATGTTGACAATGACACCAGTGCTGGTGTACAAATCACATTGTGGCTTGAAGAACCTGATTTTCGTGAACAGTATATTTCCATTGCCAA TTCACAGGTAACAAATAAAGATTGGGTACAGTTGCAGGGAGAGTTCCTTCTTAACGAAACCCCTTCAAGATTGGTGATATATCTAGAAGGCCCATCTCCAGGCACTGATATTCTTGTTAACAGTTTAGTAGTGAAGCGCGCTGAGAAAATTCCTGCTTCAGCACGACCATTTTCCAAG AATGCTACTTTTGGAGGGAATATAATCGAGAACAGCTATCTTGATGATGGCACCACAGGTTGGTTTCCTCTCGGTAACTGTGCCTTGAGTGTTGGAACTGGTTCACCGCGTGTGCTTCCTCCAATGGCAAGAGATTCTCTGGGAACTTATGAGTCTTTAAGTGGCCGTTACATTATGGTAACTAATCGGTCAGATTCTTGGATGGGTCCTGCACAAATGATCACTGATAAACTAAAACTCTACTTGACATATCAAGTGTCTGCCTGGGTTCGAATTGGTCCTGGAGCAACTAGTCCTCAAATTGTGAATGTTGCCCTTGGTGTGGATGGCCAGTGGATCAACGGGGGTGAAGTTGAGTTTAATGATGACAATTGGCATGAAATTGGTGGGTCCTTTAGAATTGAGAAGCAACCGTCTAATGTTATGGTTTATGTCCAAGGTCCTGCTTCTGGTGTTGACTTAATGGTTTCTGGTCTTCAAATTTTCCCCGTAAACCGGCAAGTCAGGTTTAAATACCTGAAGAAGCAAACAGATAAG ATACGTAAGCGTGATATCATTCTAAAATTCTCAAGATCAGAAAGTAGCAATACAGTTGGCAACTCTGTTAAAGTCAGAcagataaaaaatagttttcctTTGGGATCATGTGTAACCAGAACGAGCATGGACAATGAAAAGTTTGTTAAATTCCTGGTTAAAAGTTTTAACTGGGCTGTGTTTGAAAATGAACTAAAATGGTCCTGGACAGAACCACAAGAAGGTAAGTTCAACTACAGGGATGCTGATGAGTTGTTGGACTTGTGCAAGAGCTATAACATAGAAGTCCGAGGTCACTGCATCTTCTGGGAAATGGAGTACACAATTCAATCATGGGTTAGATCCCTGAACGCAAGTGGCTTGATGACTGCCATTCAGAATCGCCTAACAGGCCTTCTCACACGCTACAAGGGACAGTTCAGGCACTATGATGTGAACAATGAAATGCTGCACGGGTCTTTCTATCTGGATCGACTGGGAAAAGATATCCGAGCAAACATGTTCAAAACTTCCCATGAACTAGACCCATACGCCACCCTCTTTGTGAATGATTATCACATTGAGGATGGAAGTGACATCAGATCAACACCGGAGAAATACATACAACAAATTCTTGACCTCCAAAAACAAGGTGCACCAGTGGGAGGAATTGGTATCCAAGGTCATATTGGTGTTCCAGTTGGACCAATTATCTGTTCTGCTCTGGATAAATTGGGCACTCTAGGCATTCCAATCTGGTTTACTGAACTTGACGTGTCTTGTCCTAACGAGTTTGTCAGAGCAGATGATTTGGAAGTAGTGCTTCGTGAAGCATTTGCACATCCTGCAGTTGAAGGTGTGATTCTTTGGGGATTTTGGGAGTTGTACATGTCCAGGAAAAATGCACACCTCGTGAATGCAGACGGTAAAATCAATGCAGCTGGTAAGAGATTCCTTTCCCTCAAGAAAGAGTGGCTATCTCATGCTTCTGGACATATTGATGAGCTAGGAGAATTCAGATTTAGAGGATTCCATGGGACATACAATGTGGAATTTGTTTCCACCACAGAGAAAGTTAACATGGCATTCGTTGTTGACCAGGGTGAGTCCCCACTAGTTGTGTCCATTGACTTGTAG
- the LOC133691225 gene encoding putative lipase ROG1 produces MNLTHYYKTENPSSHCIFLVSLIMGSVELQGTSGRRSSLEIVNKSGGELKEMNSEKKSNKKSSYFRKFGCLKIEENNEKGSVVETTGEPVNPTHLIIMVNGIVGSAQDWKFAAKQFLKKYPRDVVVHRSKVNSSMLTFDGVDVMGDRLAEEVISVKKRHPSVQKISFVGHSLGGLIARYAIARLYERDITKEISHETGNCKSDESEDKDNCVQEKSRGTIAGLEPMNFITSATPHLGSRFHKQVPMFCGFYTLEKAAARIAGFLGRTGKHLFLTDVDGGKPPLLFQMTSDSENLNFISALESFKRRVAYANASFDHIVGWCTSSLRRRDELPKRHHLSRHEKYPHIVNVKTTENAGPQHEISEVKAYDCKTIDMEEEMIRGLTKLSWERVDVNLSGSMQRFLAHSTIQVKISCINSDGADVVQHMVDNFLL; encoded by the exons ATGAACTTGACGCACTATTACAAAAcagaaaatccttcctctcatTGCATATTTCTTGTTTCTCTAATCATGGGTTCCGTTGAGCTGCAAGGTACTAGTGGAAGAAGATCATCACTAGAGATTGTTAATAAGAGTGGTGGAGAGTTAAAAGAGATGAATAGTGAAAAGAAGAGCAATAAGAAATCTTCATACTTTAGAAAATTTGGATGCTTGAAAATCGAAGAGAATAATGAAAAAGGGAGTGTTGTGGAGACAACAGGAGAGCCTGTAAATCCTACTCACCTAATTATTATGGTTAACGGTATCGTTGGCAG TGCTCAAGATTGGAAATTTGCGGCTAAGCAGTTTTTAAAGAAGTATCCCAGAGACGTTGTTGTTCAcc GCAGCAAAGTTAATTCATCAATGTTGACATTTGATGGTGTAGATGTAATGGGAGACAGACTAGCAGAAGAG GTGATATCAGTGAAGAAAAGACACCCATCTGTTCAGAAGATCTCATTCGTAGGCCATTCATTAGGTGGGTTGATTGCAAGATATGCTATTGCTAGGCTATATGAACGAGATATCACCAAGGAAATTTCTCATGAAACCGGCAATTGTAAAAGTGATGAATCTGAAGATAAAGATAACTGCGTGCAAGAGAAATCCAGAGGCACAATTGCTGGATTGGAGCCCATGAATTTCATAACCTCTGCCACTCCACATCTTGGTTCGAGATTTCATAAGCAG gtcCCAATGTTTTGTGGCTTTTACACTCTGGAAAAAGCAGCTGCTCGAATTGCTGGGTTTCTTGGTAGGACTGGAAAACATCTGTTTTTGACTGATGTTGATGGTGGAAAACCTCCGCTTCTTTTTCAGATGACTAGTGACTctgaaaatcttaattttat ATCTGCTTTGGAATCCTTTAAGCGTCGTGTGGCATATGCAAATGCAAGTTTTGACC ACATTGTGGGATGGTGCACATCATCTTTACGGCGAAGAGATGAACTCCCTAAG AGACATCATCTCTCAAGACATGAGAAATATCCACATATTGTTAATGTGAAGACAACAGAAAATGCAGGCCCTCAGCATGAAATATCAGAGGTCAAAGCTTATGATTGCAAGACTATTGACATGGAAG AGGAAATGATCAGAGGCTTGACAAAGTTGAGCTGGGAACGAGTTGATGTTAACTTAAGTGGAAGTATGCAAAGGTTCTTGGCGCACAGCACCATTCAG GTGAAAATCTCCTGCATCAATTCTGATGGGGCTGACGTTGTCCAACACATGGTTGACAATTTTCTTTTGTGA
- the LOC133691226 gene encoding EPIDERMAL PATTERNING FACTOR-like protein 2 isoform X2, producing MGSAKIGFSCHRNRQLIISLLFILVSSSTLVRFTAEGRVTTKLLEAATEKGVEEEKIAVRARTIGSRPPRCDKRCNSCEHCEAVQVPITTQAHSRKRSRFSAAISNIAYSRGDGISNYKPMSWKCKCGNLIFNP from the exons ATGGGCAGTGCTAAAATTGGCTTCAGTTGTCACAGAAACAGACAACTAATCATTTCCTTGCTATTTATCTTGGTTTCAAGCTCGACCCTTGTGAGATTCACGGCTGAAG GTAGGGTAACTACCAAGCTGCTGGAGGCGGCTACAGAG AAGGGTGTAGAAGAGGAGAAAATAGCGGTGAGAGCTCGGACAATAGGGTCAAGGCCACCAAGATGCGACAAAAGGTGCAACTCTTGTGAGCACTGTGAAGCAGTTCAAGTACCAATAACAACACAGGCCCATAGCCGTAAGAGAAGTCGATTCTCTGCTGCAATTTCCAACATCGCGTACTCTAGAGGTGATGGCATCTCCAATTACAAGCCAATGAGTTGGAAATGCAAGTGTGggaacttaattttcaatccatGA
- the LOC133691208 gene encoding endo-1,4-beta-xylanase 1-like isoform X2 produces the protein MNQQESRANMETQQNNNGNDHSETGSQNMIDSSNSNAPNIILNHDFSRGLYSWHPNCCDGFVLSADSGHSGFSTKPGGNYAVVSNRKECWQGLEQDITSRISPCSTYSISARVGVSGLVQYPTDVLATLKLEYQNSATSYLPVGKTSVSKEGWEKLEGTFSLATMPDRVVFYLEGPAPGVDLLIESVIITCSCPSECNNARPCSGDGDGNIILNPQFNDGLNNWSGRGCKIVIHDSMADGKIVPLSGKLFASATERTQSWNGIQQEITERVQRKLAYEVTAVVRIFGNNVTSADIRATLWVQTPNLREQYIGIANLQATDKDWVQLQGKFLLNGSPKRVVIYIEGPPAGTDILVNSFVVKHAEKIAPSPPPVIENPAFGVNIIQNSNLSDGTNSWFPLGNCTLTVATGSPHILPPMARDSLGPHEPLSGRCILVTKRTQTWMGPAQMITDKLKLLLTYQVSAWVKIGSGANGPQNVNVALGVDNQWVNGGQVEINDDRWHEIGGSFRIEKQPSKVMVYVQGPAAGVDLMLAGLQIFPVDRESRFKHLRRQTDKIRKRDVTLKFSGGGASSVLGTFIKVRQMQNSFPFGSCMSRTNLDNEDFVNFFVKNFNWAVFGNELKWYWTEPQQGNFNYSDADEMLDLCKKNNIEARGHCIFWEVDGTVQQWIKALNKNDMMTAVQNRLTGLLTRYTGKFRHYDVNNEMLHGSFYQDHLGKDIRANMFKTANQLDPSAMLFVNDYHVEDGCDTRSSPEKYIEQILDLQEQGAPVGGIGIQGHIDSPVGPVVCSALDKLGILGLPIWFTELDVSSVNEYVRGDDLEVMLREAYAHPAVDGIMLWGFWELFMSRDNAHLVNAEGELNEAGKRYLALKKEWLSRTHGCIDEQGQFAFRGFHGTYVLEIETVSKKIMKTFVVDKGDSPLVVSIDL, from the exons ATGAATCAACAG GAATCTAGGGCAAACATGGAGACCCAACAGAATAATAACGGCAATGACCATTCCGAG ACTGGAAGCCAAAACATGATTGATTCAAGCAATAGCAATGCTCCCAATATCATATTGAACCATGATTTTTCCAGAGGACTATATTCCTGGCATCCAAATTGCTGCGACGGCTTTGTGCTTTCAGCTGACTCAGGTCACTCAGGATTTTCAACAAAGCCTGGCGGTAATTATGCAGTTGTGTCAAATCGCAAGGAATGCTGGCAGGGCCTGGAGCAAGATATTACTAGCCGAATTTCTCCATGTTCCACTTATTCCATTTCTGCACGTGTTGGAGTATCTGGGCTTGTCCAGTACCCTACTGATGTGCTGGCAACCTTGAAACTGGAATACCAAAATTCAGCAACGAGCTATTTGCCTGTTGGAAA AACTTCGGTGTCAAAGGAAGGGTGGGAAAAATTGGAAGGCACATTCTCATTAGCAACCATGCCTGACCGTGTTGTTTTCTACTTGGAAGGGCCTGCTCCTGGGGTGGACCTGCTTATAGAATCAGTAATTATCACTTGTTCCTGTCCAAGCGAGTGCAAT AATGCAAGACCCTGTTCTGGAGATGGAGACGGGAACATTATTCTGAACCCTCAGTTCAACGATGGTCTGAATAATTGGTCTGGAAGAGGCTGCAAGATTGTCATACATGACTCAATGGCAGATGGTAAAATTGTCCCTTTGTCTGGAAAACTTTTTGCTTCGGCAACAGAGCGCACACAGAGCTGGAATGGAATTCAGCAGGAAATAACTGAAAGAGTGCAGAGAAAGCTTGCTTATGAGGTTACTGCTGTAGTTCGTATATTTGGTAACAATGTCACTAGTGCTGATATACGGGCTACTCTATGGGTCCAAACACCAAATCTCCGAGAGCAATATATAGGCATTGCCAA TCTGCAGGCAACAGATAAGGACTGGGTGCAGTTGCAGGGAAAGTTCCTTCTAAATGGTTCGCCAAAAAGAGTTGTCATTTACATAGAAGGTCCACCTGCAGGCACTGATATTCTTGTCAATAGTTTTGTTGTGAAGCATGCAGAGAAAATCGCACCCTCTCCTCCTCCAGTTATTGAG AACCCTGCCTTTGGagttaatattattcaaaatagCAATCTGAGTGACGGAACCAACAGTTGGTTTCCTCTTGGCAATTGCACCCTTACTGTTGCAACTGGGTCACCACACATACTTCCCCCAATGGCAAGAGATTCCCTTGGACCTCATGAACCGTTAAGTGGCCGCTGCATCCTTGTAACCAAACGCACTCAGACTTGGATGGGACCTGCACAGATGATCACTGATAAATTAAAACTCCTTTTGACATACCAGGTATCTGCTTGGGTTAAGATTGGTTCTGGTGCAAATGGCCCTCAAAATGTGAATGTTGCACTCGGTGTTGACAATCAATGGGTCAATGGAGGACAAGTTGAGATTAATGATGACAGATGGCATGAAATCGGCGGGTCCTTTAGAATTGAGAAGCAACCATCAAAGGTCATGGTTTATGTCCAAGGTCCAGCTGCAGGTGTAGACTTAATGCTTGCCGGACTTCAGATTTTCCCAGTGGACAGAGAGTCAAGGTTCAAACACTTGAGGAGGCAGACTGACAAG ATCCGAAAGCGTGATgtcaccctaaaattttctgGAGGGGGTGCAAGCAGTGTGCTTGGAACTTTCATAAAAGTCAGGCAAATGCAGAACAGCTTTCCTTTTGGGTCATGCATGAGCAGGACGAACTTGGACAATGAGgattttgttaatttctttgTGAAAAATTTCAATTGGGCTGTGTTTGGAAATGAGTTGAAGTGGTATTGGACAGAGCCACAACAGGGAAATTTCAACTACAGCGATGCTGATGAGATGTTGGACTTGTGTAAGAAGAACAACATAGAAGCCCGGGGTCATTGTATCTTCTGGGAAGTGGATGGTACAGTCCAGCAATGGATCAAAGCACTGAACAAAAATGACATGATGACAGCCGTTCAAAATCGTCTAACAGGCCTTCTAACACGCTACACGGGGAAGTTCAGGCATTATGATGTGAACAATGAGATGCTCCATGGATCATTCTACCAAGATCATTTAGGTAAAGATATCCGAGCAAACATGTTCAAGACTGCAAATCAACTAGATCCATCTGCTATGCTATTTGTGAATGATTATCATGTTGAGGATGGATGTGACACGAGATCATCTCCAGAAAAGTACATTGAACAGATTCTTGATTTGCAAGAACAAGGTGCGCCTGTTGGCGGCATTGGAATTCAAGGACATATAGATAGTCCAGTCGGTCCTGTTGTTTGTTCTGCTCTTGATAAATTGGGTATTCTTGGTCTTCCAATATGGTTTACAGAGCTTGATGTGTCTTCTGTTAATGAATATGTTAGGGGTGATGATTTGGAAGTTATGCTTCGAGAAGCATATGCTCATCCTGCAGTGGATGGCATTATGCTTTGGGGATTTTGGGAGTTGTTCATGAGCCGAGACAATGCACATCTGGTTAATGCAGAAGGTGAGCTCAATGAAGCTGGTAAAAGATACCTTGCTCTTAAAAAAGAGTGGCTGTCTCGTACTCACGGTTGTATTGACGAGCAAGGACAATTTGCATTTAGAGGCTTTCATGGAACCTACGTTTTGGAAATTGAAACCGTTTCCAAGAAGATCATGAAAACATTTGTTGTCGATAAGGGTGATTCTCCTCTGGTGGTATCCATAGACCTCTGA
- the LOC133691208 gene encoding endo-1,4-beta-xylanase 1-like isoform X1, with amino-acid sequence MRRFLTCCFNSQATKTNLKQEYQQESRANMETQQNNNGNDHSETGSQNMIDSSNSNAPNIILNHDFSRGLYSWHPNCCDGFVLSADSGHSGFSTKPGGNYAVVSNRKECWQGLEQDITSRISPCSTYSISARVGVSGLVQYPTDVLATLKLEYQNSATSYLPVGKTSVSKEGWEKLEGTFSLATMPDRVVFYLEGPAPGVDLLIESVIITCSCPSECNNARPCSGDGDGNIILNPQFNDGLNNWSGRGCKIVIHDSMADGKIVPLSGKLFASATERTQSWNGIQQEITERVQRKLAYEVTAVVRIFGNNVTSADIRATLWVQTPNLREQYIGIANLQATDKDWVQLQGKFLLNGSPKRVVIYIEGPPAGTDILVNSFVVKHAEKIAPSPPPVIENPAFGVNIIQNSNLSDGTNSWFPLGNCTLTVATGSPHILPPMARDSLGPHEPLSGRCILVTKRTQTWMGPAQMITDKLKLLLTYQVSAWVKIGSGANGPQNVNVALGVDNQWVNGGQVEINDDRWHEIGGSFRIEKQPSKVMVYVQGPAAGVDLMLAGLQIFPVDRESRFKHLRRQTDKIRKRDVTLKFSGGGASSVLGTFIKVRQMQNSFPFGSCMSRTNLDNEDFVNFFVKNFNWAVFGNELKWYWTEPQQGNFNYSDADEMLDLCKKNNIEARGHCIFWEVDGTVQQWIKALNKNDMMTAVQNRLTGLLTRYTGKFRHYDVNNEMLHGSFYQDHLGKDIRANMFKTANQLDPSAMLFVNDYHVEDGCDTRSSPEKYIEQILDLQEQGAPVGGIGIQGHIDSPVGPVVCSALDKLGILGLPIWFTELDVSSVNEYVRGDDLEVMLREAYAHPAVDGIMLWGFWELFMSRDNAHLVNAEGELNEAGKRYLALKKEWLSRTHGCIDEQGQFAFRGFHGTYVLEIETVSKKIMKTFVVDKGDSPLVVSIDL; translated from the exons ATGAGGAGGTTTTTGACTTGCTGCTTCAACAGCCAAGCCACCAAGACAAATCTCAAGCAAGAATATCAACAG GAATCTAGGGCAAACATGGAGACCCAACAGAATAATAACGGCAATGACCATTCCGAG ACTGGAAGCCAAAACATGATTGATTCAAGCAATAGCAATGCTCCCAATATCATATTGAACCATGATTTTTCCAGAGGACTATATTCCTGGCATCCAAATTGCTGCGACGGCTTTGTGCTTTCAGCTGACTCAGGTCACTCAGGATTTTCAACAAAGCCTGGCGGTAATTATGCAGTTGTGTCAAATCGCAAGGAATGCTGGCAGGGCCTGGAGCAAGATATTACTAGCCGAATTTCTCCATGTTCCACTTATTCCATTTCTGCACGTGTTGGAGTATCTGGGCTTGTCCAGTACCCTACTGATGTGCTGGCAACCTTGAAACTGGAATACCAAAATTCAGCAACGAGCTATTTGCCTGTTGGAAA AACTTCGGTGTCAAAGGAAGGGTGGGAAAAATTGGAAGGCACATTCTCATTAGCAACCATGCCTGACCGTGTTGTTTTCTACTTGGAAGGGCCTGCTCCTGGGGTGGACCTGCTTATAGAATCAGTAATTATCACTTGTTCCTGTCCAAGCGAGTGCAAT AATGCAAGACCCTGTTCTGGAGATGGAGACGGGAACATTATTCTGAACCCTCAGTTCAACGATGGTCTGAATAATTGGTCTGGAAGAGGCTGCAAGATTGTCATACATGACTCAATGGCAGATGGTAAAATTGTCCCTTTGTCTGGAAAACTTTTTGCTTCGGCAACAGAGCGCACACAGAGCTGGAATGGAATTCAGCAGGAAATAACTGAAAGAGTGCAGAGAAAGCTTGCTTATGAGGTTACTGCTGTAGTTCGTATATTTGGTAACAATGTCACTAGTGCTGATATACGGGCTACTCTATGGGTCCAAACACCAAATCTCCGAGAGCAATATATAGGCATTGCCAA TCTGCAGGCAACAGATAAGGACTGGGTGCAGTTGCAGGGAAAGTTCCTTCTAAATGGTTCGCCAAAAAGAGTTGTCATTTACATAGAAGGTCCACCTGCAGGCACTGATATTCTTGTCAATAGTTTTGTTGTGAAGCATGCAGAGAAAATCGCACCCTCTCCTCCTCCAGTTATTGAG AACCCTGCCTTTGGagttaatattattcaaaatagCAATCTGAGTGACGGAACCAACAGTTGGTTTCCTCTTGGCAATTGCACCCTTACTGTTGCAACTGGGTCACCACACATACTTCCCCCAATGGCAAGAGATTCCCTTGGACCTCATGAACCGTTAAGTGGCCGCTGCATCCTTGTAACCAAACGCACTCAGACTTGGATGGGACCTGCACAGATGATCACTGATAAATTAAAACTCCTTTTGACATACCAGGTATCTGCTTGGGTTAAGATTGGTTCTGGTGCAAATGGCCCTCAAAATGTGAATGTTGCACTCGGTGTTGACAATCAATGGGTCAATGGAGGACAAGTTGAGATTAATGATGACAGATGGCATGAAATCGGCGGGTCCTTTAGAATTGAGAAGCAACCATCAAAGGTCATGGTTTATGTCCAAGGTCCAGCTGCAGGTGTAGACTTAATGCTTGCCGGACTTCAGATTTTCCCAGTGGACAGAGAGTCAAGGTTCAAACACTTGAGGAGGCAGACTGACAAG ATCCGAAAGCGTGATgtcaccctaaaattttctgGAGGGGGTGCAAGCAGTGTGCTTGGAACTTTCATAAAAGTCAGGCAAATGCAGAACAGCTTTCCTTTTGGGTCATGCATGAGCAGGACGAACTTGGACAATGAGgattttgttaatttctttgTGAAAAATTTCAATTGGGCTGTGTTTGGAAATGAGTTGAAGTGGTATTGGACAGAGCCACAACAGGGAAATTTCAACTACAGCGATGCTGATGAGATGTTGGACTTGTGTAAGAAGAACAACATAGAAGCCCGGGGTCATTGTATCTTCTGGGAAGTGGATGGTACAGTCCAGCAATGGATCAAAGCACTGAACAAAAATGACATGATGACAGCCGTTCAAAATCGTCTAACAGGCCTTCTAACACGCTACACGGGGAAGTTCAGGCATTATGATGTGAACAATGAGATGCTCCATGGATCATTCTACCAAGATCATTTAGGTAAAGATATCCGAGCAAACATGTTCAAGACTGCAAATCAACTAGATCCATCTGCTATGCTATTTGTGAATGATTATCATGTTGAGGATGGATGTGACACGAGATCATCTCCAGAAAAGTACATTGAACAGATTCTTGATTTGCAAGAACAAGGTGCGCCTGTTGGCGGCATTGGAATTCAAGGACATATAGATAGTCCAGTCGGTCCTGTTGTTTGTTCTGCTCTTGATAAATTGGGTATTCTTGGTCTTCCAATATGGTTTACAGAGCTTGATGTGTCTTCTGTTAATGAATATGTTAGGGGTGATGATTTGGAAGTTATGCTTCGAGAAGCATATGCTCATCCTGCAGTGGATGGCATTATGCTTTGGGGATTTTGGGAGTTGTTCATGAGCCGAGACAATGCACATCTGGTTAATGCAGAAGGTGAGCTCAATGAAGCTGGTAAAAGATACCTTGCTCTTAAAAAAGAGTGGCTGTCTCGTACTCACGGTTGTATTGACGAGCAAGGACAATTTGCATTTAGAGGCTTTCATGGAACCTACGTTTTGGAAATTGAAACCGTTTCCAAGAAGATCATGAAAACATTTGTTGTCGATAAGGGTGATTCTCCTCTGGTGGTATCCATAGACCTCTGA
- the LOC133691226 gene encoding EPIDERMAL PATTERNING FACTOR-like protein 2 isoform X1, with the protein MKVLLSTTPFLSISLHLSEEMGSAKIGFSCHRNRQLIISLLFILVSSSTLVRFTAEGRVTTKLLEAATEKGVEEEKIAVRARTIGSRPPRCDKRCNSCEHCEAVQVPITTQAHSRKRSRFSAAISNIAYSRGDGISNYKPMSWKCKCGNLIFNP; encoded by the exons ATGAAG GTTCTACTTTCAACCACACCCTTCCTCTCTATCTCTCTGCATCTCTCTGAGGAAATGGGCAGTGCTAAAATTGGCTTCAGTTGTCACAGAAACAGACAACTAATCATTTCCTTGCTATTTATCTTGGTTTCAAGCTCGACCCTTGTGAGATTCACGGCTGAAG GTAGGGTAACTACCAAGCTGCTGGAGGCGGCTACAGAG AAGGGTGTAGAAGAGGAGAAAATAGCGGTGAGAGCTCGGACAATAGGGTCAAGGCCACCAAGATGCGACAAAAGGTGCAACTCTTGTGAGCACTGTGAAGCAGTTCAAGTACCAATAACAACACAGGCCCATAGCCGTAAGAGAAGTCGATTCTCTGCTGCAATTTCCAACATCGCGTACTCTAGAGGTGATGGCATCTCCAATTACAAGCCAATGAGTTGGAAATGCAAGTGTGggaacttaattttcaatccatGA